The Devosia sp. MC521 genome has a segment encoding these proteins:
- a CDS encoding SDR family NAD(P)-dependent oxidoreductase, with the protein MSENTELAGKVIVVTGASRGIGYATALEAARRGAHVIAIARTVGGLEELDDAIQAIGGSTTLVPLDLRDGDAIDRIGAAIYERWGKLDGLVANAGLLGVLSPVAHLKPDEFDKVFSVNVTANYRLLRSLDVLLRQADAGRAVFVSSSSARSAKPFWGLYAASKAALEALVKSYSGEISTTNVRANVFYPGAVRTAMRAKAMPGEDPNTLPQPSDIAPAIVDLLSASVTENGKVFNIETKAFEAI; encoded by the coding sequence ATGTCTGAGAATACTGAACTTGCTGGCAAGGTCATTGTCGTCACCGGGGCCTCACGCGGCATTGGCTACGCCACTGCCCTCGAGGCTGCTCGACGCGGCGCACATGTTATTGCCATCGCCCGCACGGTAGGCGGCCTTGAAGAGCTAGACGACGCCATTCAGGCGATTGGCGGCTCAACGACCCTCGTTCCGCTCGACCTGCGCGATGGCGACGCCATTGATCGCATTGGCGCGGCCATATACGAGCGCTGGGGCAAGCTGGACGGTCTCGTTGCCAATGCGGGCCTTCTAGGCGTGTTGAGCCCGGTAGCGCATTTAAAGCCAGACGAGTTCGACAAGGTCTTCTCGGTCAACGTCACCGCCAATTATCGCCTGCTGCGCTCGCTGGACGTCCTTTTGCGCCAGGCCGACGCTGGTCGTGCGGTTTTCGTCTCTTCCTCGTCAGCGCGCTCCGCAAAGCCCTTCTGGGGCCTTTATGCAGCCAGCAAGGCGGCGCTTGAGGCACTGGTGAAGTCGTATTCGGGTGAAATCAGCACCACCAATGTGCGCGCCAATGTTTTCTATCCGGGTGCGGTCCGCACAGCGATGCGCGCCAAGGCTATGCCGGGCGAAGATCCAAACACCCTGCCCCAGCCGTCTGACATTGCTCCGGCAATTGTCGACCTGCTAAGCGCCTCGGTCACGGAAAACGGTAAGGTTTTCAATATCGAAACCAAGGCATTCGAAGCGATCTAA
- the purF gene encoding amidophosphoribosyltransferase: MTHLADDAFDLDGDTLHEECGVFGILGHPEAATLTALGLHALQHRGQEAAGIVSFDGERFHQEKRMGLVGDHYTDPAVLAGLPGPMAIGHTRYSTTGEVALRNVQPLFAELDAGGIAVAHNGNFTNGLTLRRQIIATGAICQSTSDTEVVLHLIARSRQTSSTDRFIDAVRQMEGGYAMLALTRTKLMAARDPVGIRPLVMGDLDGKPIFASETCALDIIGATYVRDVENGEVIICELQPDGTVTIDARKPRDTQPERPCLFEYVYFARPDSMVSGRSVYTARKNMGANLAKEAPVVADVVVPVPDGGTPAAIGYAQQSGIPFELGIIRNHYVGRTFIEPTQQIRAFGVKLKHSANRAVIAGKRVVLVDDSIVRGTTSVKIVQMIRDAGATEVHLRVASPMIYHSDYYGIATPDPETLIANQYETLQQMCEFIGADSLEFISIDGLYEAVGCEKRNPEAPQFTDHYFTGDYPTALTDMNGTSKHDPHKASLLKVAG; encoded by the coding sequence GTGACCCATCTCGCAGATGACGCTTTCGACCTTGATGGAGACACCCTGCATGAAGAGTGCGGGGTGTTTGGCATTTTAGGACACCCTGAAGCTGCCACCCTGACGGCGCTCGGCTTGCATGCTCTCCAGCACCGCGGCCAAGAAGCGGCCGGTATCGTTTCCTTCGACGGCGAGCGTTTCCATCAGGAAAAACGCATGGGCCTCGTGGGTGATCACTATACCGACCCAGCCGTTCTCGCCGGTCTCCCCGGCCCCATGGCCATCGGCCACACCCGCTATTCCACCACTGGCGAAGTTGCCCTGCGCAATGTTCAGCCACTCTTTGCAGAACTTGATGCCGGTGGCATTGCCGTTGCCCACAATGGCAATTTCACCAATGGCTTGACCCTGCGTCGCCAGATCATCGCGACCGGCGCAATCTGCCAGTCGACCTCCGACACTGAAGTCGTTCTCCACCTCATCGCCCGCTCCCGCCAGACCTCCTCGACCGACCGCTTCATCGATGCCGTTCGCCAGATGGAAGGCGGCTACGCCATGTTGGCGCTGACCCGCACCAAGCTGATGGCCGCGCGTGACCCGGTCGGCATTCGCCCGCTGGTCATGGGCGATCTCGACGGCAAACCAATCTTTGCCTCTGAGACTTGCGCCCTCGACATCATCGGCGCGACCTATGTCCGCGACGTGGAAAATGGCGAAGTGATTATCTGCGAACTGCAGCCCGATGGCACTGTGACCATCGATGCCCGCAAGCCGCGCGATACCCAGCCGGAACGCCCGTGCCTCTTTGAATATGTCTATTTTGCGCGCCCGGACTCGATGGTCTCGGGCCGTAGTGTTTATACAGCCCGCAAAAACATGGGCGCGAACTTGGCCAAGGAAGCGCCCGTCGTCGCCGACGTTGTCGTGCCCGTCCCAGATGGCGGCACGCCAGCTGCGATTGGCTATGCCCAGCAGAGCGGCATTCCGTTCGAACTTGGCATTATCCGCAACCACTACGTGGGCCGCACTTTCATCGAGCCGACCCAGCAAATCCGTGCGTTCGGCGTCAAGCTCAAGCATTCGGCCAACCGCGCAGTCATTGCTGGCAAGCGCGTCGTGCTGGTGGACGATTCTATCGTGCGCGGCACCACCTCGGTCAAAATCGTACAGATGATCCGCGATGCGGGAGCCACTGAGGTTCACCTCCGCGTGGCGAGCCCGATGATTTATCACTCGGATTACTACGGCATCGCCACTCCGGACCCGGAAACACTGATCGCCAATCAGTACGAAACACTGCAGCAGATGTGTGAATTCATCGGCGCGGATTCGCTGGAGTTCATCTCCATCGATGGCCTTTACGAGGCTGTTGGTTGCGAAAAGCGGAACCCAGAAGCTCCACAGTTCACCGACCACTATTTCACAGGCGATTACCCAACGGCTTTGACGGACATGAATGGTACGTCTAAGCACGACCCACACAAAGCTTCGCTTCTGAAGGTGGCTGGTTAA